The Rhinatrema bivittatum chromosome 10, aRhiBiv1.1, whole genome shotgun sequence DNA segment AGTATGTGTGCATAATATACACGCAATGGTGGGAACCCCTGAGCGACACCTCTAGAAGACATCAATCTCTTGGACTATTTAAGCTAAGGCCCTGCAGCAGtttctcacctcagcaacaggtcttctgctttgcagtgcatgttgccagcaCTCCCGAGTTCCTGCGTCTTCAGTTTGCCTTcccctgccttgctttgtgttttccagccttgctttgcctagcccaGGCTTGCCTTCCCTCTTCCAGCCTCgtccttgccttgttctgctCTCCTTGTCTTCTCCTGCTTTCTTTGAGCAGCCTGCCTCATCCAACTTTGTCTTGCTCATCTCATCCAGTATTTTCAATGTGTCTTCGTCCTCCCTTGGCTTGACTTTCCAGATCTTGACCTTCTGTCCGGACCTGACTAcattttgcctgccacctggacctgaccacatctgtatacagcctgccctgacctcagcctgtctctgactccatctaTCCGTTGCATGTCCTGACCCCGATATGCTATTGGACTCTTGCTTTTGCCTCCACCCTAGGGACCTGTCTAAGACTTGCTGGCCGCCagaaaccaaaggctcaacctgcaggggaggtgacTGATATAGATGACGCTCCAGTCTGTCTTGCTACACAGCATATTCGCCAGTTGCCGAAGTAGGCCTAGTAGGTTCGCCTATGAGGCTGCAATTACGCTGAAGAGCCAAAAGCTCACGCCAACCTTTGTATGAATATTAGGCAAATATTGTTATGATAATCAAAAGAGAGCCAATAGAAGCAGTTAGGCATATTCGGATATACCTTCATGTCACTCTTGATCTGTTCCTGCTTGGCTTCAAAAGAATCCTCTAACTTCAGACTCTCACTGAAATCAGCCAGGTAAGTTTTACCCTGCAGATCTGGGGGGGAAAATATGAATGTGAGCAGATGAATGACTTACTTCTGTAAATAGTTTAGATTCTGGAAATTAAGACACAGGCAATCCTGGTAGGAGAATTACTATACAAGTCAGGTTACAAGCACTCCTTATGTGAGCATGTCCTCCTGTACATCGTGATACAAGCGCACTGTGTATGAGCAGGTACTATACATTATAGTACGAGGACAGGTGACTTTTGAAATTTTAAAGACACATTAGTTAATCAagtactcttatttatttatttattttattattttctataccggctttcacgccCAAAGGacgcatcaagtcggtttacattgaacattttgtGCATTGAACAGAGAACTCAAGTTACTAACTGGTGCAGAAATagtagttacaatgaacaaggaagtttacaactgggagaggaggaagaagaaagagatAGGGGCAAGAATATTTACACAATCAAACGTATTTATAGAGAAAATTATACTCTTATTCTATTGCCTTTCTTTTATATGAATGCAATCTCACACTTTGTAATTACTGACTGTCTGTGTGTTTGCAGGAGGAGGTGAAAGAACTTTTGAAGACCATGGGCCCAATTGCTGCTGTGTTAATTAAATTGGAACCCCCTACAGATTATCACATGGCTATATCAATAAAGCATAATTATACCTTGAACATCTAAAGGATGGCCTGGCTGGTGAGTGAGGAGGTAGCGCCAGAGGGGCTGTTCTGTATTCTTGCAGGGGGAGGATTCAGGAAGGGGATGAACTGCAGTGGGATCAGCACTTTGAGACACGCAGGGTCTGCATgattttttgggggtgggaggttGGGGAAATGAAATCCTCCCTGCTACCTGTCCCTTTCAGTTTGGGCTGGTTAGCAATGAGAGATCTTGCAACAGCTAATATGGACTTGACACGTTTTTGTGTTAACATCACTGCTAATACCATGGCCACACTTTCAAGGATTAGTTTAATTTGACCTTGGTAaacatttattgcatttattaaTGTGTATGTAAAATGTTTAGTGAGCCACAAGCTAAAACATTTTTagcatgaggtttttttttttattgcataggcTCTGAAATCTTTGAAAAGTTACCCTTAAACATACACAGTAATGCTTGAActattttgtaaataaattgtGGGATTTGGGATAACCCAGGTATATTTTGGTATACCAAATTTAGTTCAAAATTTGCAACTGACTAGGTTGTGGTTGAAAATCTGGCTAAAGTGCAATGGCACACTGGTTAGGAAACACTAATTTAACATggtatcattttcaaaattaatatgcatttgaaatttctagaaaaaaaactaaacaaaccaCAAGTCTGTTTGTATGTGCAATTTTGAAATAGTGCATCTTATACCATCAGCTCAAACTTCCAGCAAGGGAGAAAATTGTGAAAGAAACAAATTGTACTGTGGGACTTTTACCCAGGGTTTAAATCTGAATGATCATTGATTACCATGCAATTTATTTCTACTACAGCCCTAGTGGTATGACAGTGCTCTGAGCTCACAACCAGGATTTCAGGTGCCCTTAACTTTATTCAACATGTCTGATTTTAGAAGAACAAACAGGGAAATGATACTTGTAAGATTACTTTCTTCTATTACCTCGATGTTGTTGCACTATAGCCAAACGGAAAGGAAGGATTCACTACTGTTATGCAAATTGAAATATTGTTgtctattttaatatatttaagtcCTCTTGAGCAAGTAGGATGTAATGCTGAATGATTCCATAAATAAGTACTTACCTATCAAAATGTTGGATGGATGAAGGTCCCGATGACAAAATCCTATCTCATGCAGTTCATGCAAGCCCAGGAATATTGACTTAAGTATATCTTGGATCTCAGTTATATCTTTAATATTACTAATGTGCTCTTCAAGGTTTCCCTCatacaggaagagacagagataTAAGCATGCGATTTCTTCTTCAGCTGCATAAAACCGCACTAAATGATTATTCTTCTGGAACTGCTGCAGACAGAGCAGCTCCTTCTTATCACATGTTGGAATCCTTTTTACAGCTACTTCTTGCCCATTGTAGAGGCCCAAATAGATGCCACCTTTGGAAGTTTCGTGAATCTTATATTCCTCGTTAATGAAAATTTTTAGTTTCCCAATCAAAGGTCGGTCAATTTCATTCAGTCTTATTAGCTTCCCCCCCCAGCGCTTGCTACGGGGCTTCCAGTTTTCAGGAACTCTATTTCCAGTTGTTGAACCACCATATTGACAAAGCAGTTCCACTAAGTCCATGCTATATTTTCTTTCGGCTTTCTGGATATGTTCATGTTCTGGCCTTGCTCCTTTTTCCAACAACAATTTGGCTATTTCATAACTATCATTTTCCACAGCTTCTGACAATGCAGTTGTTCCAGCATTGTCTATGGTGTTGATTTCAATTCCATTCTGGTCTAGCAAGCTCTTCACAAGATCTAATCGATCCATTTTAGCTGCATGGATGAGGGGAGTTTTCCCATCCAAATCTTTCACATTCGCCTCAGCACCAGATTCCAGCAAAATACAGATAACAGAATTCTTTGTTTGCTTGGGCTTAGAAAATGCATGAAGTAAAGGACTTCTACCTTGGTGGTCACAAGCATTCACATTAGCTTTGTAACTGAGGAGTAGTATTATAATATTCTCATGGCCAAATTTAGCAGCATCCATGAGGGCTGTTTCACCCCCTTTACACAGTGACTTTTGTTCTTTTGTAACTGCTCTCCCCAGATTTACATCAGCTCCTTTGTCTAACAGGTAGATTGCAGCCTTCTCATGACCTTTCACAGCAGCTTCCATTAAGGCTGTGAAGCCATTGCTATCCTTGTCATTTATGTCTGATCCTTTTTCAAGGAACAGTTCCAACATATCCACATTTCCAGTAATTGCAGCTAGGATGAAGGGAGAGCAGCCATTGTCTTTTCTGAGGCATGGGTCAGCTCCTTTCTCCAGCAGAAGATGAACAATGTCTACCCGGTTCCGCTGTACAGCTGTAAGCAGTGGGGTCCAACCAAACTCTTCCTTTTCGTTGACATTAGTGCCTTGTTCCAGCAGGAAGCAAACTCTCTTGGCATCGCCATTTTTGACAGCATCGTTTATTTTGTCACTCATTTTCTCTCCGTTATTGGGGAAATGATGTTTTCTTTTGGCTCTTGACAATGGTCGGCAAACAAATTTTGAAGGAGTGACTACTCTCtactcctctttctttctctttattcAGCTTGTGGTTCATACGTCAAAAATAGTCTACAGAGCAGTTGTGAGTGCACCTATTTCTAGAATTCTTTGTGAGTCCTGGACAGAGACAGATCATGCTGGAGAGGAGAAAGAAGATTTGAAGTTTAACTTAATTATATCTCTTTTAATTTCAACACCTACTTTTGAAACTAAGTCCCagaggttttcaggatttcctacTTCTTCACTGGCAGGAAGACTCCTTTTTATTTGACTAAATTAGTAAACATTTCCCTATCACAAAAATCCCCTTACTctggtgcattttaaaatgacCTTGCAACTCCATTCTCCCTCGAGTCTCCCTCATAACAGCATATATGACTTTGTTAATAGACCAAAAACGTCTAGTAATGTATGTGCTAGTTTGCAGGACACCACAGAGTTTCCCTCTACCTGTTTATGAAACCGCACAAGTTTCACCTCCCCAGAGATTTAGTATAATGCACGGGGAAGGGGGGCAATTTTTTATAGCTTGCATCAATTCTCAAAGAGAAACAATCCATGTTGTTTCCCTTTAGTTTATTATGTTTTTGCTTTTAAGACTATGTCCATTACACTGTGTTCCACATAGGCTGgataaaaatgttttacacaAAGAAACGTAACCCTACCCCAGGGAGCTTACTGCACTCTGGTGAGGCCGTAAAAGATTTAACACTCTCTCTTTGGGCTGGAACCAtcctagaaacatgatggcagaaaaagaccatatggctcaaccactctgcccatccgtccaattaattagaacataagaacatgccatgctgggtcagaccaaggtccatcaagcccagcatcctgtttccaacagtggccaatccaggccataagaacctggcaagtacccaaaaactaagtctattccatgttaccattgctagtaatagcagtggctattctctaagtcaacttaattaatagcaggtaatggacttctcctccaagaactgatccaatctttttttaaacaccactatactaactgcactaaccacatcccctggcaacaaattccagagtttaattgtgcgttgagtgaaaaagagctttctctgattagttttaaatgtgccacatgctaacttcatggagtgaaaCTTAGAGATCCTCTggatttatcccatactttcagatgctgtttttgtctgcaccacCTCCAGTGGGGGGACTGTTCtatgcatccattaccctctctgtaaagaaatatttcctaagattattcctgaatctaccctTTTTCTCCTTCATCTCATGATCCCccattctagagccttctttccattgaaaatggctcacctcctgtgcatggaaacctttgagatatctgaatgtttctatcatatctcccctatctcgcctttcctctagggtatacttgtttagatgtttaagtctatccccatatactttagaatgatgaccactgaccattttagtagccaccctctgggacaactccatcctgtttatatccttttgaaggtgcgttctccagaattgtacacggtatttcAAGTGAGGTCTCCCcagagacctatacaggggcaatatcacctccctttttctgctgaccattcctctccctatgcagccaagcatcttactgcttttactgtcactttatccacctgtctgGCCATCTTAAGAACAttagatacaattacccccagatcctgctcttcctttgtgcttagaagaatttcacctccaatactatacctttccctttggtttttgcatcctaaatgcattactctgcatttttcagCATTAAATTTTCCTGGCTAGCTTTACTATTAGTGTCTTTCCCCCAGAGGGAAAAATATGCTTTCAAGGTATCATTctggtccctgggagaggggcatTTTTCCTCACTGTGGATGCTTTAGGTGGCAATAATCATATTGGAGTcacttggttagtgtccaaaattaaaagtctttactgttgtAAAATGTCAGATGAGAATGGCACAATTTAACTCAATCCACACCACCACAGGGTGTCTTTATCTGTTACACTCTCTTTCCTCAATCTGTGTAGGAATGTCTAAGCCAGGGCAAACGAGACCTCCATCCTCCAGGGCTTGGCTAAGTGgagctcccaggtgggcagggtatcctttagTTGGACGGAAACTGGTAAAAAATGGaatactgtctctgcacagagtgtCCCAACCTCTCTCTCCCTAGGGTGAAGGCTGcagatgggtgtcctcagtgTTCTCAATTATTTCTTTACTCGCAGCTAGCTAAGTTTCAGTATTCTCTTGGTTTAGACACATttctgatgggagggatccaggCTGGACCAAACCTTCCTCCAGAtcttattacaaaaaaatgtaCTTTCCGCACAACTGAGTTAAAACCCGGAAGGTCCTGGCGTTGGGTCACCACCTCCTGTGTCCTCGTTGAGGGTATAGAGGGGGcgggtcttccctaacctgggcagcCCCAGGAGGTGCACTGGGCTTCACCAGGCTTCCTACAACTACAAAGTCTCTTAAAAGCCCAGAAAAGCAACCCAAGATCAGTTCTTACCAGGGAGTGGATAGTCAGGACAAATCCCTGACCCACCTCACAGACTTCCAGCAGGGTTTGCTGGAGTCCTAAGAGCAGCCCAAAATCCAGCTTAATTTCTAAAGCAAGCTGTCCGGCCCCCGGAG contains these protein-coding regions:
- the RNASEL gene encoding 2-5A-dependent ribonuclease encodes the protein MSDKINDAVKNGDAKRVCFLLEQGTNVNEKEEFGWTPLLTAVQRNRVDIVHLLLEKGADPCLRKDNGCSPFILAAITGNVDMLELFLEKGSDINDKDSNGFTALMEAAVKGHEKAAIYLLDKGADVNLGRAVTKEQKSLCKGGETALMDAAKFGHENIIILLLSYKANVNACDHQGRSPLLHAFSKPKQTKNSVICILLESGAEANVKDLDGKTPLIHAAKMDRLDLVKSLLDQNGIEINTIDNAGTTALSEAVENDSYEIAKLLLEKGARPEHEHIQKAERKYSMDLVELLCQYGGSTTGNRVPENWKPRSKRWGGKLIRLNEIDRPLIGKLKIFINEEYKIHETSKGGIYLGLYNGQEVAVKRIPTCDKKELLCLQQFQKNNHLVRFYAAEEEIACLYLCLFLYEGNLEEHISNIKDITEIQDILKSIFLGLHELHEIGFCHRDLHPSNILIDLQGKTYLADFSESLKLEDSFEAKQEQIKSDMKALANLVLYVVTRGEASFQPDDEMDIKAACPDTVEDFEEARDLINKLISPNEYSSVTDFCKHPFFWSHNSRYRFLQDVGNESDLKSRVEDSQLFKSLKNSEVTKTKTFDPWMSGVDQEILDDMNGFYTKRAKNKNKKYYQDTVTDLLKFIRNMGAHFDEKPEKIKKIIGDPCQYFLKTFPDLTVYVYETLRQMKYDKHFPKPSSSPLKM